The following proteins are co-located in the Streptomyces sp. NBC_01198 genome:
- a CDS encoding oxidoreductase, producing the protein MNKVWLITGANSGFGRAITEAAVATGDVVVGAVRRVAALDDLVTAHPDQVEALALDVTDVAAIDTAVADVLARHGRIDVLVNNAGRGHVGAFEETGDAELRDLFEVHVFGPAALVRAVLPSMRARRSGAIVQLSSMGGQMSFAGYSAYSGTKFALEGMTEALALEVGPLGIRTLIVEPGAFRTSLMGNLTASPQLADYASTVGVTRAGAAASDGRQPGDPAKAAALILAALEAEQTPLRLPLGDDAVDAVLGHLDQIRADVTGWEKRARATRF; encoded by the coding sequence ATGAACAAGGTGTGGCTGATCACCGGTGCGAACAGCGGCTTCGGGCGGGCGATCACCGAGGCGGCGGTGGCCACCGGCGACGTCGTGGTCGGCGCCGTACGCCGGGTCGCCGCCCTCGACGACCTGGTCACCGCACACCCCGACCAGGTGGAGGCGCTGGCCCTGGACGTCACCGACGTCGCCGCGATCGACACGGCGGTCGCCGATGTCCTCGCCCGCCACGGCCGGATCGACGTGCTGGTCAACAACGCGGGCCGCGGGCACGTGGGCGCCTTCGAGGAGACCGGTGACGCGGAGCTGCGCGACCTGTTCGAGGTGCATGTCTTCGGCCCCGCGGCGCTGGTCCGGGCCGTCCTGCCGTCGATGCGGGCCCGCAGGTCGGGGGCGATCGTCCAGCTGAGCAGCATGGGCGGCCAGATGTCCTTCGCGGGCTACTCCGCCTACAGCGGCACGAAGTTCGCGCTGGAGGGGATGACGGAGGCGCTGGCGCTCGAAGTGGGCCCGCTCGGCATCAGGACCCTGATCGTGGAGCCGGGCGCCTTCCGCACGTCCCTCATGGGCAATCTCACCGCGAGCCCGCAGCTCGCCGACTACGCCTCCACGGTGGGCGTCACCCGCGCGGGGGCCGCCGCCAGCGACGGCAGGCAGCCGGGCGACCCGGCCAAGGCCGCGGCCCTCATCCTGGCCGCCCTCGAAGCCGAGCAGACGCCACTGCGGCTCCCCCTCGGCGACGACGCCGTCGACGCGGTCCTCGGCCACCTCGACCAGATCCGCGCGGACGTGACGGGGTGGGAGAAGAGGGCGCGTGCGACGCGCTTCTAG
- a CDS encoding LysR family transcriptional regulator yields the protein MDVHGRDLRYFVAVAEELHFTRAAERLFVSQPALSKQIRALERQLGAPLFDRSRQGVTLTGVGAALLPYAQRVLAEWDRAWTAVGSAKAAQVSTLVVGMSTSPGRGGLLPAVRSRFTAARPEAILRLRQVSWEDPTAGLADGTSDVAYVWLPLPEQERYDLLVVAEEPRLVALPDGHRLAGGDPADPADSVNPADPVDSVDFADLLDEPFLALPAAAGPLRDYWLATDARAGRPVRIGAEVASAEETYEALVAGLGVVLLAAGNAPLITRGGVTTRPVRGIAPSRFALAWPRAAADPLTRAYADACRRARTARA from the coding sequence ATGGATGTTCACGGGAGGGACCTGCGGTATTTCGTCGCCGTCGCCGAGGAGTTGCACTTCACCCGGGCAGCCGAGCGGCTCTTCGTCTCGCAGCCCGCGCTCAGCAAGCAGATCAGGGCGCTGGAGCGGCAGTTGGGCGCGCCGCTGTTCGACAGGAGCCGGCAGGGCGTCACGCTGACCGGCGTCGGCGCGGCCCTGCTGCCGTACGCGCAGCGGGTGCTCGCCGAATGGGACCGGGCGTGGACGGCGGTGGGCAGCGCCAAGGCCGCGCAGGTCAGCACCCTGGTGGTGGGGATGAGCACCAGCCCGGGCCGCGGCGGCCTGCTGCCCGCGGTCCGCTCGCGCTTCACCGCCGCCCGCCCGGAGGCGATCCTGCGCCTGCGGCAGGTGAGCTGGGAGGACCCGACGGCGGGGCTGGCCGACGGCACCAGCGATGTGGCGTACGTCTGGCTGCCGTTGCCGGAGCAGGAGCGTTACGACCTGCTGGTGGTCGCCGAGGAACCGCGGCTGGTCGCGCTGCCGGACGGCCACCGGCTCGCGGGCGGCGACCCCGCGGACCCTGCGGACTCCGTGAACCCCGCAGACCCCGTGGACTCCGTGGACTTCGCGGACCTGCTGGACGAGCCCTTCCTGGCGCTCCCGGCGGCCGCGGGGCCGCTGCGGGACTACTGGCTGGCCACCGACGCCAGGGCGGGCCGGCCGGTGCGGATCGGCGCGGAGGTCGCCAGCGCGGAGGAGACGTACGAGGCGCTGGTCGCGGGCCTCGGCGTGGTCCTGCTCGCGGCGGGCAACGCCCCGTTGATCACCAGGGGCGGGGTCACGACGCGTCCGGTGCGCGGCATCGCCCCGAGCCGTTTCGCCCTGGCCTGGCCGCGTGCCGCAGCGGACCCGCTGACCCGCGCGTACGCCGACGCCTGCCGCCGCGCCCGTACCGCACGGGCGTGA
- a CDS encoding DEAD/DEAH box helicase: MGGAGGRKAGDVRADGARLLAAAGALLADHGQAVAAVRAALAPIVDELAAHELESIPAARLKDVTQGRLRLGAIEAAGYRSVRQVLDAGRYGLRQIPGVGARTADQAYAAARQIAAAVGETVAVRIDVDRPEPRTTALVVALHRLVAAGTGATRAVEAARQVEADLGPPLEELAGAGGRLRRAFAGPQRRARTQAAVAAVSELCAREEKRGTPLLLGQASVDLLREPADDIAAWVDFELRSADYYSLLAELSGGAPDVAAAEGFLPAEVVERVRAQPLDGTHRRVSLRGYQAFGARFALAQRRVLLGDEMGLGKTVQAIAALAHLAAQGGTHFLVVCPAGVLVNWTREIGARSALRAVPLHGPDRGEAFAAWRAGGGVGVTTYDALRGFPAPDGGRPVAMLVVDEAHYVKNPETRRSLAVAGWAAGSERVLFMTGTPMENRVAEFRSLVAHLQPGLLDRPGTAEGAGAAGSQAFRRAVAPAYLRRNQHDVLAELPALVQTDEWAEFSAADQDAYRTAVLAGNFMAMRRAAYADPEKSAKLLRLREIVTEAAGSGLKVVVFSYFREVLGTVAGALGPAVLGPLTGSVTPVRRQQLVDDFAAVDGHAVLLAQIEAGGVGLNLQAASVVILCEPQVKPTVEHQAVARAHRMGQVRAVRVHRLLSTTGVDERLLAILRSKARLFDAYARRSDVAEAAPDAIDVSDVPLARQIVEEEQNRLARRPG, translated from the coding sequence GTGGGCGGTGCGGGCGGGCGGAAGGCCGGGGACGTACGGGCGGACGGGGCGCGGCTGCTCGCCGCCGCCGGTGCGCTGCTCGCCGACCACGGGCAGGCGGTGGCCGCCGTGCGCGCGGCACTTGCCCCGATCGTGGACGAACTGGCCGCCCACGAGCTGGAGTCGATCCCGGCCGCACGCCTGAAGGACGTCACGCAGGGCAGGTTGCGGCTCGGCGCCATCGAGGCGGCCGGCTACCGCTCGGTGCGGCAGGTGCTGGACGCCGGGCGGTACGGGCTGCGGCAGATCCCCGGCGTCGGGGCGCGGACGGCGGACCAGGCCTACGCGGCGGCCCGGCAGATCGCGGCGGCGGTCGGCGAGACGGTCGCGGTACGGATCGACGTCGACCGGCCCGAGCCGCGGACGACCGCGCTGGTCGTCGCGCTGCACCGGCTCGTCGCGGCGGGAACCGGGGCGACCAGGGCCGTCGAGGCGGCCCGCCAGGTCGAGGCGGACCTCGGCCCGCCGCTGGAGGAGCTGGCCGGGGCCGGCGGCCGGCTGCGCCGGGCCTTCGCGGGCCCGCAGCGCCGTGCCCGGACGCAGGCGGCGGTCGCCGCGGTGTCGGAGCTGTGCGCCCGGGAGGAGAAGCGCGGGACGCCGCTGCTGCTCGGGCAGGCGTCCGTCGACCTGCTGCGCGAGCCGGCGGACGACATCGCGGCCTGGGTCGACTTCGAGCTGCGCTCCGCCGACTACTACAGCCTGCTGGCCGAGCTCTCCGGCGGCGCCCCCGACGTGGCGGCGGCCGAGGGCTTCCTGCCGGCCGAGGTGGTGGAGCGGGTACGCGCCCAGCCACTGGACGGCACCCACCGCCGGGTCTCGCTGCGCGGTTACCAGGCCTTCGGGGCGCGTTTCGCGCTGGCGCAGCGCCGGGTGCTGCTGGGCGACGAGATGGGGCTCGGCAAGACGGTCCAGGCCATCGCCGCGCTGGCGCATCTGGCAGCGCAGGGCGGCACGCACTTCCTCGTGGTGTGCCCGGCGGGGGTGCTGGTCAACTGGACCCGGGAGATCGGCGCCCGCAGCGCTCTGCGGGCGGTGCCGCTGCACGGGCCTGACCGGGGCGAGGCGTTCGCCGCCTGGCGGGCCGGCGGCGGTGTGGGCGTCACCACTTATGACGCCCTGCGCGGCTTTCCCGCACCGGACGGCGGGCGGCCGGTGGCGATGCTCGTGGTCGACGAGGCGCACTACGTGAAGAACCCGGAGACCAGGAGGTCGCTGGCGGTGGCCGGCTGGGCCGCGGGCAGCGAGCGGGTGCTGTTCATGACCGGCACCCCGATGGAGAACCGGGTGGCCGAATTCCGCAGCCTCGTCGCGCACTTGCAGCCCGGGCTGCTGGACCGGCCGGGCACCGCGGAAGGGGCGGGGGCCGCCGGGTCGCAGGCCTTCCGGCGGGCGGTGGCGCCGGCGTATCTGCGGCGCAACCAGCATGACGTGCTGGCCGAACTGCCCGCGCTGGTGCAGACCGACGAGTGGGCGGAGTTCAGCGCCGCCGACCAGGACGCCTACCGCACGGCGGTGCTGGCCGGGAACTTCATGGCCATGCGCAGGGCTGCCTACGCCGACCCCGAGAAGTCCGCGAAGCTCCTTCGGCTGCGGGAGATCGTCACCGAGGCGGCCGGCAGCGGCCTCAAGGTCGTGGTCTTCTCCTACTTCCGCGAGGTGCTCGGCACGGTCGCCGGCGCCCTCGGCCCCGCCGTCCTGGGACCGCTCACCGGGTCGGTCACGCCGGTGCGGCGGCAGCAACTGGTCGACGACTTCGCCGCGGTGGACGGCCACGCGGTGCTGCTCGCACAGATCGAGGCGGGCGGTGTGGGGCTCAACCTCCAGGCGGCCTCGGTGGTGATCCTGTGCGAGCCGCAGGTCAAACCCACCGTCGAGCACCAGGCGGTGGCCCGCGCCCACCGGATGGGGCAGGTGCGGGCGGTGCGGGTGCACCGGCTGCTCAGCACGACGGGGGTGGACGAACGGCTGCTGGCGATCCTGCGGAGCAAGGCGCGGCTCTTCGACGCCTACGCCCGCCGCAGCGACGTGGCGGAGGCGGCGCCGGACGCCATCGACGTCTCCGACGTCCCGCTGGCCCGGCAGATCGTCGAGGAGGAGCAGAACCGGCTGGCGAGGAGGCCCGGTTGA